In one Pseudomonas sp. Bout1 genomic region, the following are encoded:
- a CDS encoding MFS transporter, with translation MNTTHKSVPAHGRYSILAAICLAALVLPMSFTGGAVATPYIGQAFAAQPSQLAWITNAFMLSFGSLLMAAGTLADLYGRKRLFLWGMALFTVVSVLLAVAPGIFWLDVLRGVQGVAAATALASGCAALAQEFDGHARTRAFSLLGTTFGAGLAFGPLLSGLLIEHWGWRAIFLGTALLAGISLLFAAPKMRESRDPQALRLDTAGVLTFSAMLVALTTAVILAPEHGWASPLVDALLAAAAVFLLIFIFVENRSSQPMLELRLFRFPRFIGVQLLPIGTCYCYIVLIVLLPLRFIGVEGASALDAGLMMLALSAPMLMVPMIAASLTRWASAGVLCAIGLLIAAVGLWGLSLADRPAHTVAAMLVIGIGTGLPWGLMDGLAISVVPKERAGMAAGIFNTTRVASEGVALAITMAVLGALVAHHLPGSATGDVSVIAQALVMGNVLQAGTTIPLAELRAAYTAGFNTLLQLLAGFTAVTALVVLVFLRRQDALDGSNTKKMEECAHDYSKKMA, from the coding sequence ATGAACACCACACATAAATCCGTGCCCGCCCATGGCCGATACTCCATCCTCGCCGCCATTTGCCTGGCGGCCCTGGTATTGCCCATGAGCTTTACCGGCGGCGCCGTCGCCACGCCCTATATCGGCCAGGCGTTTGCCGCCCAGCCAAGCCAACTGGCGTGGATCACCAATGCGTTCATGCTGAGTTTCGGCAGCCTGTTGATGGCGGCCGGCACGCTCGCCGACCTGTATGGGAGAAAGCGCTTGTTCCTGTGGGGCATGGCGCTGTTTACCGTGGTCTCCGTGCTGCTGGCAGTGGCACCGGGGATTTTCTGGCTGGATGTGTTGCGTGGCGTGCAGGGCGTCGCGGCGGCCACAGCGTTGGCCAGTGGCTGCGCAGCGCTGGCCCAGGAATTCGATGGCCACGCCCGCACCCGCGCCTTCAGCCTGCTGGGCACCACATTTGGTGCAGGCCTGGCGTTTGGGCCATTGCTGTCGGGGTTACTGATTGAGCACTGGGGCTGGCGGGCGATTTTCCTCGGCACCGCGCTATTGGCCGGTATTTCGTTATTGTTTGCCGCGCCCAAAATGCGTGAAAGCCGCGACCCGCAGGCGCTGCGGTTGGACACCGCCGGCGTGCTGACGTTTTCGGCGATGCTGGTGGCCCTGACCACGGCGGTGATCCTCGCCCCGGAGCACGGCTGGGCGTCGCCGCTGGTTGATGCTCTTCTGGCTGCGGCGGCGGTGTTTTTGCTGATATTTATTTTCGTGGAAAACCGCTCAAGCCAGCCGATGCTGGAGCTACGACTGTTTCGCTTCCCGCGTTTTATCGGCGTGCAACTCCTGCCGATCGGCACCTGTTACTGCTACATCGTGCTGATCGTGTTGCTGCCCCTGCGGTTTATCGGCGTGGAAGGTGCCAGTGCGCTGGATGCAGGCCTGATGATGCTGGCACTGTCGGCGCCGATGCTGATGGTGCCGATGATTGCGGCTTCGCTGACACGCTGGGCGTCGGCGGGCGTGCTGTGTGCGATTGGCTTACTGATAGCGGCGGTGGGCCTGTGGGGGTTAAGCCTGGCCGACCGGCCTGCGCACACCGTTGCCGCGATGCTGGTCATCGGGATAGGCACGGGGTTGCCGTGGGGTTTGATGGATGGATTGGCGATCAGCGTGGTACCGAAAGAACGCGCGGGAATGGCCGCGGGGATTTTCAATACGACGCGCGTTGCCAGTGAAGGCGTGGCGTTGGCGATCACCATGGCGGTGTTGGGCGCATTGGTTGCACACCACTTGCCGGGCAGCGCAACCGGGGATGTTTCAGTGATTGCACAAGCGCTGGTGATGGGCAATGTCCTGCAGGCCGGCACGACGATTCCGCTGGCGGAATTGCGCGCGGCCTACACGGCCGGGTTCAACACATTGCTACAACTACTGGCCGGTTTCACGGCGGT